In one Gossypium hirsutum isolate 1008001.06 chromosome D09, Gossypium_hirsutum_v2.1, whole genome shotgun sequence genomic region, the following are encoded:
- the LOC107890590 gene encoding probable serine incorporator isoform X2, whose protein sequence is MDPKNVDCCEERSKSLRARYIYAIIFFTINLTAWFIRDYGHSVFPPTYYKEACGTTGHDCFHTLGVLRVSLGCFIFFFLMFLTTFIARKLYEACSKWHSGWWKLKFFLLLASMVVPFFIPPGFIHIYGEVARVGAGSCSIALFTSTVFYGVSICGIVSMYYFYAPRPACSLNIFFITWTALLLIVMMVISLHSKVNRGLLSSGIMASYVVFLCWSAIRSEPVDEKCNVQKPDNRKFDWTTVLGFLIAIGAIVMATFSTGIDSKSFQFNKNNVKLEDDIRYNYGFFHMIFSLGAMYFAMLFISWNLKDSATEWSIDVGWASAGVKIINEWVAATIYTWKLVSPVVKQYRVVNNEQTMQP, encoded by the exons ATGGATCCAAAGAATGTAGATTGCTGTGAAGAAAGGAGCAAGTCACTCCGAGCTAGATACATTTATGCCATAATCTTCTTCACAATCAACCTTACTGCCTGGTTCATTCGAGATTATGGACACAGTGTGTTCCCTCCAACCTACT ATAAAGAAGCTTGTGGAACCACAGGACATGATTGTTTTCACACATTGGGAGTTCTCCGTGTGAGTTTAGGATGTTTC atatttttctttctcatgtTTCTTACCACATTTATTGCAAGAAAATTATACGAAGCTTGCAGTAAATGGCACTCAGGATGGTGGAAGCTGAAGTTCTTCCTATTGCTTGCATCAATGGTGGTACCCTTCTTCATCCCTCCAGGTTTTATTCACATCTATG GAGAAGTCGCTCGTGTCGGTGCAGG GAGCTGCTCCATTGCATTATTTACCTCAACAGTGTTTTATGGTGTTTCCATATGTGGAATTGTGTCTATGTACTATTTTTACGCCCCAAGACCAGCATGTTCTCTCAACATATTCTTCATCACATGGACTGCCCTTCTGCTCATAGTTATGATGGTTATATCCTTGCATTCaaag GTTAATAGAGGTCTATTATCTTCAGGAATTATGGCTTCTTATGTTGTTTTCCTCTGTTGGTCTGCCATTAGAAG TGAACCAGTTGATGAAAAATGTAATGTACAAAAGCCAGATAACCGGAAATTCGATTGGACCACCGTACTT GGGTTTCTGATTGCAATAGGTGCTATTGTCATGGCAACCTTTTCAACAGGGATTGACTCCAAATCATTTCAG tttaacAAAAATAACGTTAAACTAGAGGATGATATACGTTACAACTATGGATTTTTCCACATGATATTCTCTTTGGGGGCCATGTACTTTGCAATGTTATTCATCAGTTGGAATTTGAAAGACTCAGCAACCGA ATGGAGCATTGATGTTGGTTGGGCAAGTGCAGGCGTTAAAATCATCAACGAGTGGGTGGCAGCCACCATATACA CGTGGAAGTTGGTTAGCCCCGTTGTGAAGCAATATAGGGTAGTGAACAATGAGCAGACCATGCAGCCTTGA
- the LOC107890588 gene encoding chaperonin CPN60-2, mitochondrial: MYRFASSLASKARAARNTTYQTGSRLSWNRNYAAKDIKFGVEARALMLKGVEELSDAVRVTMGPKGRNVVIEQSYGAPKVTKDGVTVAKSIEFKDKVKNVGASLVKQVANATNDVAGDGTTCATVLTRAIFTEGCKSVAAGMNAMDLRRGITMAVDAVVTNLKSRARMISTSEEIAQVGTISANGEREIGELVAKAMEKVGKEGVITIEDGKTLYNELEVVEGMKLDRGYISPYFITNTKTQKCELDDPLILIHEKKVSSLNAVVKVLELALKRQRPLLIVAEDVESEALATLILNKLRAGIKVCAIKAPGFGENRKSSLHDLAVLTGGEVITEELGMNLEKVDLDMLGTCKKVTVSKDDTVILDGNGDKKAIEERCEQIRSAIELSTSDYDKEKLQERLAKLSGGVAVLKIGGASEAEVGEKKDRVTDALNATKAAVEEGIVPGGGVALLYASKELDKLPTANFDQKIGVQIIQNALKTPVHTIASNAGVEGAVIVGKLLEQDNPDLGYDAAKGEYVDMVKAGIIDPLKVIRTALVDAASVSSLMTTTEAVVVELPKDEKDVPAMPGSMGGMDY; the protein is encoded by the exons ATGTATCGTTTTGCTTCAAGCCTTGCTTCTAAAGCTAG GGCTGCTAGGAACACTACATATCAG ACTGGTAGTAGGTTGAGTTGGAATAGGAACTATGCTGCAAAAGATATTAAATTTGGGGTTGAAGCTCGAGCTTTGATGCTTAAAGGTGTTGAAGAGCTTTCTGATGCTGTTAGAGTAACCATGGGTCCTAAG GGTCGGAATGTGGTTATTGAACAAAGCTACGGTGCTCCAAAAGTGACTAAAGATGGTGTCACTGTTGCAAAGAGTATTGAATTCAAAGACAAAGTGAAGAACGTTGGTGCGAGTCTTGTGAAACAAGTTGCAAATGCCACCAATGATGTAGCTGGTGATG GAACTACCTGTGCAACGGTGCTTACACGAGCAATTTTTACCGAAGGATGCAAGTCTGTTGCTGCAGGAATGAATGCAATGGACCTTAGGCGTGGCATAACAATGGCAGTTGATGCCGTTGTAACAAACTTGAAAAGCCGGGCAAGGATGATTAGCACATCTGAAGAGATTGCTCAG GTTGGAACAATATCGGCTAATGGAGAGAGGGAAATTGGTGAGTTGGTTGCAAAGGCCATGGAGAAAGTTGGCAAAGAAGGGGTGATAACAATTGAG GATGGTAAAACATTATATAATGAGTTGGAAGTTGTTGAGGGCATGAAGCTAGACAGGGGCTACATATCCCCATATTTCATCACCAACACTAAAACCCAAAAATGT GAATTAGATGATCCTCTTATCCTAATTCATGAGAAGAAGGTATCAAGCTTGAATGCTGTTGTAAAAGTATTAGAGTTAGCTTTGAAg AGACAAAGGCCCTTGCTGATTGTAGCTGAAGATGTAGAGAGCGAAGCACTTGCTACGCTCATTCTGAACAAGCTTCGTGCTGGAATCAAG GTCTGTGCCATCAAAGCCCCCGGTTTTGGAGAAAACAGGAAGTCTAGTCTGCATGATCTTGCTGTCCTCACAGGAGGAGAG GTTATAACAGAAGAACTTGGCATGAACCTTGAAAAGGTGGATCTGGACATGCTCGGCACTTGCAAAAAG GTTACTGTCTCGAAGGATGACACTGTTATTCTTGATGGGAATGGTGACAAGAAAGCCATTGAGGAAAGATGCGAACAG ATTAGATCAGCAATTGAATTGAGCACCTCTGATTATGATAAGGAGAAGTTGCAAGAGAGATTGGCAAAACTTTCTGGCGGTGTGGCTGTTTTGAAG ATCGGAGGAGCTAGTGAAGCTGAAGTTGGCGAGAAGAAGGATAGAGTTACAGATGCACTGAATGCAACAAAAGCAGCTGTAGAAGAGGGTATTGTGCCAG GTGGTGGTGTCGCTCTGTTGTATGCATCGAAAGAGTTGGACAAGCTACCTACAGCTAACTTTGACCAGAAGATTGGTGTTCAAATCATCCAGAATGCTCTAAAG ACACCTGTGCACACAATTGCTTCAAATGCTGGAGTCGAGGGAGCTGTTATTGTTGGTAAGCTGTTGGAGCAGGATAACCCTGATCTTGGCTATGATGCAGCCAAAG GTGAATATGTCGATATGGTAAAGGCTGGTATTATTGATCCATTGAAAGTAATTAGAACTGCTTTGGTCGATGCTGCAAG CGTGTCATCATTGATGACAACTACCGAAGCTGTTGTAGTCGAACTTCCAAAGGATGAGAAGGATGTTCCGGCGATGCCTGGCAGTATGGGTGGCATGGATTATTAA
- the LOC107890590 gene encoding serine incorporator 3 isoform X3, which produces MDPKNVDCCEERSKSLRARYIYAIIFFTINLTAWFIRDYGHSVFPPTYYKEACGTTGHDCFHTLGVLRVSLGCFIFFFLMFLTTFIARKLYEACSKWHSGWWKLKFFLLLASMVVPFFIPPGFIHIYGEVARVGAGIFLLLQLISVIEFIRWWNKYWSPDEQSNQRYKYIQSYIHTYFLMNHFLHFLQELLHCIIYLNSVLWCFHMWNCVYVLFLRPKTSMFSQHILHHMDCPSAHSYDGYILAFKGVYIYFLWNIIHCHLRIFFQHFLEIFMYLEGCWRIKFLYPMSELIEVYYLQELWLLMLFSSVGLPLEVNQLMKNVMYKSQITGNSIGPPYLGF; this is translated from the exons ATGGATCCAAAGAATGTAGATTGCTGTGAAGAAAGGAGCAAGTCACTCCGAGCTAGATACATTTATGCCATAATCTTCTTCACAATCAACCTTACTGCCTGGTTCATTCGAGATTATGGACACAGTGTGTTCCCTCCAACCTACT ATAAAGAAGCTTGTGGAACCACAGGACATGATTGTTTTCACACATTGGGAGTTCTCCGTGTGAGTTTAGGATGTTTC atatttttctttctcatgtTTCTTACCACATTTATTGCAAGAAAATTATACGAAGCTTGCAGTAAATGGCACTCAGGATGGTGGAAGCTGAAGTTCTTCCTATTGCTTGCATCAATGGTGGTACCCTTCTTCATCCCTCCAGGTTTTATTCACATCTATG GAGAAGTCGCTCGTGTCGGTGCAGG GATTTTTCTGCTTCTGCAACTTATAAGTGTAATTGAGTTTATCAGATGGTGGAATAAGTACTGGTCACCTGATGAGCAAAGTAACCAAAGGTATAAATACATAcagtcatacatacatacatactttCTGATGAATCATTTTCTTCATTTCCTTCAGGAGCTGCTCCATTGCATTATTTACCTCAACAGTGTTTTATGGTGTTTCCATATGTGGAATTGTGTCTATGTACTATTTTTACGCCCCAAGACCAGCATGTTCTCTCAACATATTCTTCATCACATGGACTGCCCTTCTGCTCATAGTTATGATGGTTATATCCTTGCATTCaaaggtgtatatatatattttctttggAATATCATTCATTGCCACCTGAGAATTTTTTTTCAGCACTTTCTTGAGATTTTCATGTATCTGGAAGGTTGCTGGAGGATCAAATTCCTATATCCAATGTCAGA GTTAATAGAGGTCTATTATCTTCAGGAATTATGGCTTCTTATGTTGTTTTCCTCTGTTGGTCTGCCATTAGAAG TGAACCAGTTGATGAAAAATGTAATGTACAAAAGCCAGATAACCGGAAATTCGATTGGACCACCGTACTT GGGTTTCTGA
- the LOC107890590 gene encoding probable serine incorporator isoform X1: MDPKNVDCCEERSKSLRARYIYAIIFFTINLTAWFIRDYGHSVFPPTYYKEACGTTGHDCFHTLGVLRVSLGCFIFFFLMFLTTFIARKLYEACSKWHSGWWKLKFFLLLASMVVPFFIPPGFIHIYGEVARVGAGIFLLLQLISVIEFIRWWNKYWSPDEQSNQRSCSIALFTSTVFYGVSICGIVSMYYFYAPRPACSLNIFFITWTALLLIVMMVISLHSKVNRGLLSSGIMASYVVFLCWSAIRSEPVDEKCNVQKPDNRKFDWTTVLGFLIAIGAIVMATFSTGIDSKSFQFNKNNVKLEDDIRYNYGFFHMIFSLGAMYFAMLFISWNLKDSATEWSIDVGWASAGVKIINEWVAATIYTWKLVSPVVKQYRVVNNEQTMQP; encoded by the exons ATGGATCCAAAGAATGTAGATTGCTGTGAAGAAAGGAGCAAGTCACTCCGAGCTAGATACATTTATGCCATAATCTTCTTCACAATCAACCTTACTGCCTGGTTCATTCGAGATTATGGACACAGTGTGTTCCCTCCAACCTACT ATAAAGAAGCTTGTGGAACCACAGGACATGATTGTTTTCACACATTGGGAGTTCTCCGTGTGAGTTTAGGATGTTTC atatttttctttctcatgtTTCTTACCACATTTATTGCAAGAAAATTATACGAAGCTTGCAGTAAATGGCACTCAGGATGGTGGAAGCTGAAGTTCTTCCTATTGCTTGCATCAATGGTGGTACCCTTCTTCATCCCTCCAGGTTTTATTCACATCTATG GAGAAGTCGCTCGTGTCGGTGCAGG GATTTTTCTGCTTCTGCAACTTATAAGTGTAATTGAGTTTATCAGATGGTGGAATAAGTACTGGTCACCTGATGAGCAAAGTAACCAAAG GAGCTGCTCCATTGCATTATTTACCTCAACAGTGTTTTATGGTGTTTCCATATGTGGAATTGTGTCTATGTACTATTTTTACGCCCCAAGACCAGCATGTTCTCTCAACATATTCTTCATCACATGGACTGCCCTTCTGCTCATAGTTATGATGGTTATATCCTTGCATTCaaag GTTAATAGAGGTCTATTATCTTCAGGAATTATGGCTTCTTATGTTGTTTTCCTCTGTTGGTCTGCCATTAGAAG TGAACCAGTTGATGAAAAATGTAATGTACAAAAGCCAGATAACCGGAAATTCGATTGGACCACCGTACTT GGGTTTCTGATTGCAATAGGTGCTATTGTCATGGCAACCTTTTCAACAGGGATTGACTCCAAATCATTTCAG tttaacAAAAATAACGTTAAACTAGAGGATGATATACGTTACAACTATGGATTTTTCCACATGATATTCTCTTTGGGGGCCATGTACTTTGCAATGTTATTCATCAGTTGGAATTTGAAAGACTCAGCAACCGA ATGGAGCATTGATGTTGGTTGGGCAAGTGCAGGCGTTAAAATCATCAACGAGTGGGTGGCAGCCACCATATACA CGTGGAAGTTGGTTAGCCCCGTTGTGAAGCAATATAGGGTAGTGAACAATGAGCAGACCATGCAGCCTTGA
- the LOC107890590 gene encoding serine incorporator 3 isoform X4 — protein MDPKNVDCCEERSKSLRARYIYAIIFFTINLTAWFIRDYGHSVFPPTYYKEACGTTGHDCFHTLGVLRVSLGCFIFFFLMFLTTFIARKLYEACSKWHSGWWKLKFFLLLASMVVPFFIPPGFIHIYGEVARVGAGIFLLLQLISVIEFIRWWNKYWSPDEQSNQRYKYIQSYIHTYFLMNHFLHFLQELLHCIIYLNSVLWCFHMWNCVYVLFLRPKTSMFSQHILHHMDCPSAHSYDGYILAFKGCWRIKFLYPMSEYVLGTSTKQGLIEVYYLQELWLLMLFSSVGLPLEVNQLMKNVMYKSQITGNSIGPPYLGF, from the exons ATGGATCCAAAGAATGTAGATTGCTGTGAAGAAAGGAGCAAGTCACTCCGAGCTAGATACATTTATGCCATAATCTTCTTCACAATCAACCTTACTGCCTGGTTCATTCGAGATTATGGACACAGTGTGTTCCCTCCAACCTACT ATAAAGAAGCTTGTGGAACCACAGGACATGATTGTTTTCACACATTGGGAGTTCTCCGTGTGAGTTTAGGATGTTTC atatttttctttctcatgtTTCTTACCACATTTATTGCAAGAAAATTATACGAAGCTTGCAGTAAATGGCACTCAGGATGGTGGAAGCTGAAGTTCTTCCTATTGCTTGCATCAATGGTGGTACCCTTCTTCATCCCTCCAGGTTTTATTCACATCTATG GAGAAGTCGCTCGTGTCGGTGCAGG GATTTTTCTGCTTCTGCAACTTATAAGTGTAATTGAGTTTATCAGATGGTGGAATAAGTACTGGTCACCTGATGAGCAAAGTAACCAAAGGTATAAATACATAcagtcatacatacatacatactttCTGATGAATCATTTTCTTCATTTCCTTCAGGAGCTGCTCCATTGCATTATTTACCTCAACAGTGTTTTATGGTGTTTCCATATGTGGAATTGTGTCTATGTACTATTTTTACGCCCCAAGACCAGCATGTTCTCTCAACATATTCTTCATCACATGGACTGCCCTTCTGCTCATAGTTATGATGGTTATATCCTTGCATTCaaag GTTGCTGGAGGATCAAATTCCTATATCCAATGTCAGAGTATGTGTTGGGCACGAGTACTAAACAAgg GTTAATAGAGGTCTATTATCTTCAGGAATTATGGCTTCTTATGTTGTTTTCCTCTGTTGGTCTGCCATTAGAAG TGAACCAGTTGATGAAAAATGTAATGTACAAAAGCCAGATAACCGGAAATTCGATTGGACCACCGTACTT GGGTTTCTGA